The Gossypium hirsutum isolate 1008001.06 chromosome A13, Gossypium_hirsutum_v2.1, whole genome shotgun sequence nucleotide sequence AATCGAGAAAAAAATTGCAAAGGTTACAAGCATCCCACAGAGCCATGGAGAGGTACATTTTCTTTTTCTGCTGAAACTATTGTTATCATCTCATGTTGTAAGTTCAGTTAGTATACATGACATTATTGGAGAAAGTTTAAGCAAATATGGTGGAAATTTTAGGCAATTATAAACCTAGGGCAACTGTATGAAATGGGCCATGGGGTGTTGTGAATTGACCTTTGAAGAAAACTTGATTCGGTTTAACTTCCAATGATGGTTTAATCATCCGCCAAACCAATTGTTAAGGCATATAAATCTGCTACCCTATTGGTTGTGTTTGAAAACAGCAAAGTCTTATCATTTTCCTTGAATAGATTCTGTCATATTTGGCATATAACACGAGTTACTTTTGTCTGCTGCAATACTTGTAACCTATGACGATCATGTTAATCAAACCATAGTTCAGTGAATCTGGTATAGTACTTGCAGTGGAAATATAATAGTTTACATAGAGAGGGAGAGATTCTTGGAATGATATACATCAACACACTAATGATAAATCAACACTCTGCTAAAATTATCTTGATATACTTCCTGTTTGTGTTGGAATTTTGAAATGGCAAATCTTTCCTATTGTAGGCATTTAATATTTTGAGGTACGAGATTGGGCAGAAGTATGATTCTCATTATGATGCATTCAATCCGTCTGAATACGGGCCACAATCAAGCCAAAGGGTACCGTCTTATATGTGAACTTCATTGTTACATGCTGGTTTAATCTTGGTTTCTGGATTTTTTTATGTGCAATTTGTGGCAAACTGAAATGATTGCTGTTCTGTCTGCCTATAGGTCAATACTGTAAATATTATAGCCGGTGTCTCCATAGATAGCCCTTTTTAGTTCTTTCTTCTATGGCATGGTGCCAACATTTGCCTTTGTACTAGCCTCACCCCATGTATAGGATATTCTTTTGATGCTTCATAGTTAAAGACAGTTTATTCTGGATTATTCTAGTATGGTTTTTGTTTTTTGATAACATATACTGTTCCCTTCATTGCATTTTCTGTATTTTGATCAAGCCATTGTGTGTGTGTTGATGCCAAAGGACTAAAACATTGTGCATATCAACATTGAACGGTCTCTCGCAGGTTGCATCGTTCTTGTTGTATTTATCTGATGTAGAAGAAGGTGGAGAAACAATGTTCCCTTTTGAGGTAGATACGGAAATGCCAACTTGCCTTATCTCTCCTTTATTTCGTTATAGCAAGTATTATTTGTCAAGTTTTGGTACTCACCCTGTTATTCCGGTTGCAGAATGACATGAGAGTCAAAGGTTACGACTACAGACAGTGCGTCggtttaaaaataaaaccacGAAAAGGGGACGGACTTCTTTTCTATTCACTCTTTTTGAATGGCACAATAGATCCGGTAATTTTCGCACTCTCAAATCAAACTTAATGCACATTGCATTGCTCTCGCTTCCAATCCATTGTTTTAAGGGATTTCTGAAGTCGATCCGTGTTATCAATATGGATGCTTTATAGCTGTTATAATGCTCGAAAACATTGTTGTTTTTGTGTGTGGCTAATGTATTATCTGTTTGAAAACATTATTTGCAGACATCTCTGCATGGAAGCTGTCCAGTGATCAAAGGCGAGAAATGGGTTGCTACAAAGTGGATTAGAGACCAAGACCAAAATGACTGACTATTCAGTGTTTCTGTAAAAAAAATGGCTCATTATCGGTGTTTATTTTTGTCGTTAATCATCATATAAACTCTGTTTTGGATAGTATAATTCTTTATGAATTCACTCccactttcaaaaaaaatttccagataaagtaatatttagtccttgaacttccTTGAACTTGATAATTGTATTTCACATAAATTTTGGGACTTGACAGTTTTTTCTAATTTGATCCTTGAATTTTGTCAAGAAATAAAAGAATGACATGTCTTCGCTCTTGAACAAAGTTCAACTtaagagactaaattggaaaaaagaGATTAAGTACCATACATATGCCGTGCTACTGTCCACATAGATCAATTTTTAActgattttttaatttgatatacagtgattaattaatttattttaataaaaaaggaaaaatataatcTGAATTTTAATTCGAGTAAATTTTAAttcacattttttatatataaaagattataatattatattattaaaaaagcaATCATATTTCGAATCTTAATCTAAAAGCACCAAATGCCAATTCAGACCCACTTAACTTTCTTTATTAGCATTTACTTCTTCTGTTCTCCATTGTTTTACTTTCCTCATTATTAATTCTCCCATTTTCCTTTTTGCCTTCTAGAAATTTCCAAGTTCTTCTTCAAAACCCTCACATCCCATTCGATCAAAAGAACTCAAATCTTTATCATCCACCATGGGAGGAGGAAATGCCCAAAAATCCAAGATGGCTCGTGAGAAGAACTTGGAAAAGCAAAAAGCTGCCGCcaaaggtgtttttttttttttttgcaaaccaTTCTCCTTTAatcttctttttttccatttcttatctCTCTGggttttgttcttttcttttcttttagttaGATCTATTCTTGATCATGaatccttttctttgttttaacttTTGGGTTTTTGATAGGAAGCCAGCTTGATTCTAACAAGAAGGCCATGACCATCCAGGTAGTATCTTTGCTTCATTTGTTAGGTTcaacactcttttttttttttgctcgatctgttgtttttttttggtcaaatgatttatgattattttgtttcCTTGTACATATGGATCAAACTTAACAAATTCGGTTGAATTTCTTTTCACTGTTTTTTACCTGGGTTAATATATTCATTTGTTGTTAGTTGGTTTTCACTATTTGATTTGTGTACATGCTTTGTAGATTCTTACGTCAAGTTGTATAGCTACTGGAACTTATTTGCCTGGATTCCCTGCTAAAAATTGATGTCCAAATCAAAGTTTGGGAGTATATCATTTACTTAAAAAAGTTAAATACTCTTCATTTTCCATTTAAGATTTCTAGTCCAATAGTTGATGCTGGGTTTGATTTGGGTCAAAATTTGTTTACCATCATGTTCACTTATGAAGTTGGTATAATTGCATTTGTGTATTGATGGCAAGTTTTGATAGAAAATACTAACAATGTTAATGTTTGGACTGAGAATTTAAATGGAAAAAAtcaagaggattaaattttaactttttaagtacatggactaaatcgcAAACCTCATTCTAGTATATGGATTGATGGCACATTTTTAACCAACTTGTAGTTATGGTTGTTGCTGTTTATCACTATCAGTACTGCATTGTTGTAAagtttttcttaattttcttccTTTGGGAAATCCTGAGGAATTAACACTTGAGTGTTAGCTCATCTCGCATGAGCTATTGCCAATTGTCGATTTTGATGACAACAATCTGTAGCCTTCttgaaaagattattgatagcAAAAACCATGTTTTTGTTCGATTTGTGTGATGTATGGTGATAAAAGAAGACTTTGGATTTTCCATTTGGTCACTATATATCtttagtttgatattattgaatcGAGTTAGACTCGTTTTATTAAGTCCATTGATGGAAGTGTTACTTGCCTTATCTTCTTTGTTCGCTTCATTGATATCGTACCTGGTGGATGGTGGTGATTTGTGTATAGTGCAAGGTGTGCATGCAAACATTCATCTGTACTACAACAGAAGTGAAATGCCGGGAGCATGCTGAGGCGAAGCATCCTAAATCCGACCTATACACATGTTTTCCTCACCTTAAAAAGTAGCACACTGGGGAAGTGGAGATGGCTTGTAGCATGCATCTATCTTGTCCCATTGGTACTGTATGAGTAACTTCTTAAAATCTCTCTCACAAAAGCCCTATAAGCTCTCACTTGGTGATTTCGATGATGCAATTGTCATGTCGTGTTCTGTCTCGATACTTGCTTGTTGCTTGATTTTGATATGATTAATGTGGTAAAGCTGGTGGTGTTATTTGTGGTGCTGTTTTTCCTTAACCTCTCTTTGCCACTTTGCCAATGATTCCATGCTTAAACTTAAATGCATGTGACGTGTATGCTTACAAAAAGATTATAAGGAAAACCATTTCCTAAAATTGGAAGAAgttcatttcttttaaaacaaCTTTTACCTTCACCCCctatttgaaaaaaatgaaaaaaagagttCAAAATTGCTTGAATTTCACGGTGATGAGTGTGATTTACATGGAGCTGCGTTAATATAAATATTGTTTCTTCCATTGATGAGTTCTCAAGATTTTAATGAACATCAATATTGTTACTTCtattactttcaaaaaattaaataaaatatgtattctAAAAGTTTAAACTTTGTTGAAGCGCATTATTTGATATGATTAgcattgaaattatttaaaataaattactattatttttttataaataatatctTGACCATAATGAAAAAGGTaattaaatgtataaaaatgTTAATggttcaaaattatatatataaaaacagtGAGGTTGTATGGGTTCAATGTGaatttttgattaaaataataataatgaatttttttataaaagtaatattccgaaTAAATATAATAGACAAAATCTAatataatagatttaatattattcttttatttataaatatatggtTGAAATGATattagaagcaagattgaatattcgattgaattaagttaaaaaatttgaCTGGAATTAACGGaacttattatttatatttaatattacgTTTACAGTGATggattatttaactattaaatgaaGTATATATGATgtggttttattttttcttatttaaatttttgaataattcaaattatgtaatttatatttgaaataaataaaaattttaactttttgttCCAGTTAATTTagaactaattaatttaaattttaaatttttttaaaattttctaattgagGGCCAGTTCTGCATtgcttttcaaaagtacttttggctCCAAAAGCATTTTTGGAAGAAAAGCTGTGCAGAACAAGCTGTTTTTAGCTGAAACTTTTAACTTTTACtgtcccaaaagcacttttagtgcttaattactttttcacctctCTAATAACATTGTATTTCCCCTTTTTCTTCATGGTACTTAattttacaaatgtgttaaaattattaattaaaaataaaaaaaatattttttaaaatactaattataaatatttaatagttatatttaaatattaaaaatatagtttatatattctaattaaattttataaataattaatatttattgtttaaaaatatttaaattttatattttatttattaaaatattataataatttttttatattattattaaaatataataatattaactaatttaaatattatttaaatgtatatttattatttgataataacatatttaaaataaacattttattttttaaaagtatttttttaccGTATCTGCAGTACTTTTTAAAAGTATTATAGGATTGAATCAaattttgtgagtgtgattgatTAATAGATTTCATCATCATTTGCTTTATGGACACAACTAACCAAAAGTTCAGGGATTTTGAAGTTTGACTGACGTGCTACGTGTAATTAATACGACACGTGGCGTTCAAAGAAAGGAAGACGTTGACGTGTAAcggaaatatattaattaattaaacataaaaatatgccAAATTCTGGAGAGTATTCGAATTATATGTCAAACACGCCAACCCCCTTCATCTACGCGCTTCACCCTGTTTCCCATCTACTCGCTGCTCTGTCCATCCATTTCAATACTTCACGTGCTACAGGAGCGAGTACAATATCAATTGGTACTCGCGAAAACAGTCTTAAAACTAAAACAAGAAAGCCAGAAATTTCCGaccaccaaaaataaaaaaaagttaggacttaaaaaaaaaaaaacacatcttTCTTTGCTCTTTTGTCTTTAAAAGCAAATCAAAAACCACACCAAAACCCTATCAAAGCTGAGAGACGCCATTGGAAGAGGGAAAAGAAAACGAAACCCAAAGAAAGGACATAATGAGCGGTTCTTTGCGTAGGTTCGCTGCCATCACCCGCCTGTCACAGAAGCAACCGTTCGCCGACTTGGCTGACCCGATCAACAGAATCCACCCGTTTCTAAAGAACCGAACCAAGACCCAAGCCAGGGAGTATGTTCGGTTCCCAAATGTTGTACGGAAAGTAAGAGAATATGAGATCTCCTCCTCCCTTTTCAGTTCTTcgttttcttcttcctcttcgtCTTCAATGGCGTCGTTTGGGAAGCTGGGTTTTGTTGGATGGTATTTAGGAATGGTGAAGTCGTGGCCCGTTTTAACCAAGAGCGTTACTTCATCGGCTATTTATGTAGCTGCTGATTTGTCTTCTCAGGTAATCCCTTTTTTTGGTTCTTAATTTAAAGAGCGTTTTTCGTTTTTGGTTGATTGAAGGTGAAAActatgtattttgatttttgcCTTCTGTTTGGTTGATGAGAAAGtggagaaaaatgaaagaaaatccTCTGGGGTTCTCTGGAaacttcacctttttttttttaaaagagaaggATGCCTTTTCACACCAAATACATGGACCATGAacaaattcttcaattttgtcatAGTTTCTTCTATTCAAGGCTTGAAGTCATTTATGCTCTCCTATTAATGGCCTATATAGTTCTATCTGTTCTGTCACTATGAGGTGCTCTCATTGTGTGAACCCGCCAAGCTCTAAAATGAACCATTATTAGGCAATTTGTAAATGCATGCTTCATGGACCATGCATTAGTGCCTGTTTAAACTTGTTTCATTGCAGTCCACTTCTAGTTCTTTCCTCATTTGCTAAATTTCACTTGCACATTGTGCTCTGCTCATATGAGATTGGTGAAtacttttagggtttagggtaaaTTGTTCCTAATGTTATGGACTATGGACTACTCTTCATACGAGTAAATGTCTCGGTTTTGTACCGGTGTTTTTGGTGTATGCAAAAACATTATGAACCATGGTTTTGCTGCATTtgattatgaaatatatatgcACTTTTGCATGCATGCAAAATCCTGTTTGTGTATGTCTTTAATATTGAATTCTATTGCCAGACGATTTCGAAGTCATCTTCGGAACCTTACGATTTGGTGAGGACTTCGCGTATGGCGGGATACGGGTTGTTAATATTAGGACCATCACTGCATCTTTGGTTCAACTTGATGTCGAAACTCTTTCCTAAGAGAGATTTGATCAGTACTTTGAAGAAAATGGCCATGGGGCAACTACTTTACGGACCTACCATGACTGTTGTTTTCTTCTCCTTGAATGCTCGTCTACAAGGTAAGCGCACAATCTTTCCTTGCATGTTGCTAGATGAACACGGCTTTGCAGTTCATTAGCTACTGAATTATGATGTATTGCAAGGTATATCGAGCTGCATCAACGTATAATATTTTTATTGCTCATGGATAACCTTTTTGGATCCACACTGAGCCGTTGTGAATGTTGTATGGTACAGGTGAAAGCGGTGATGAAATTATTTCCAGATTAAAGCGTGACTTACTTCCTACGATGTTAAATGGTATAATGTACTGGCCCTTTTGCGACTTCATCACTTTCAGGTTCATCCCGGTTCATTTGCAGGTATGGTTGATCTCCTTCCCTCttcgtttttattttatttttattcttcctCGTGAAACTTATTCGCAGTGGCATTCATTTTGACAGCCGTTGGTGAGCAATTCGTTCTCATATTTATGGACTGTCTACATGACATA carries:
- the LOC107894315 gene encoding PXMP2/4 family protein 4, producing MSGSLRRFAAITRLSQKQPFADLADPINRIHPFLKNRTKTQAREYVRFPNVVRKVREYEISSSLFSSSFSSSSSSSMASFGKLGFVGWYLGMVKSWPVLTKSVTSSAIYVAADLSSQTISKSSSEPYDLVRTSRMAGYGLLILGPSLHLWFNLMSKLFPKRDLISTLKKMAMGQLLYGPTMTVVFFSLNARLQGESGDEIISRLKRDLLPTMLNGIMYWPFCDFITFRFIPVHLQPLVSNSFSYLWTVYMTYMASLEKPVSILPAE
- the LOC107894314 gene encoding uncharacterized protein At2g23090, translating into MGGGNAQKSKMAREKNLEKQKAAAKGSQLDSNKKAMTIQCKVCMQTFICTTTEVKCREHAEAKHPKSDLYTCFPHLKK